From the Bacillota bacterium genome, the window GAGATTAACAAACCCTATAAAAGATATGAAATTACTGAAAGCGGTATTTCCCCCCGGGCTTTACCCGGGCAATATCCCGGTGAAGTAGTTCTGATAGATAGCGATGAGCATGATGAAAAGGGAAATATAATCGAAGATGCCAAAACCCGCAACTTAATGGTCGAAAAGAGGATGCGCAAACTGGCTCTGCTGGCAGATGAAATGGATGAGCCGGATCTTTATGGAGATACTCAGCCTGAAAGGCTTATACTGGGTTGGGGATCCACTTATGGAGTTTTACGTGAAGCGGTTGATGCTCTTTCTGCCGCGGGAATAAAAACCGCGATGCTTCATTTCAGTGATCTTTGGCCTTTGCCCCGCAGAAGATTGATGAGTCTGCTTCCTCATGTAAAGAAGAGTTACTGTGTTGAAAATAATGCCGGTGGTCAGCTGGCGGCCCTTGTCCGCAAAGAAACCGGGATACCTGTGAACCGATTGATTCTTAAATATGATGGCAGGTCGTTCATGCCCGATGAAATTGTAAGGGAGGTGGAAAGAGATGGTAAATAATTTTATGCTCGGTGAAACTGCCTGGTGTCCGGGATGTGGTAACTTTTCTATCAGGGAAGCACTGGCAGAAGCATTGGATGAACTCGAATATAAACCCCATGAAGTTCTGATCTGTTCCGGAATCGGTCAGGCTGCAAAAATTCCTCACTACCTGAAAGTAAACGGGTTTAATGGCCTTCATGGCAGGGCGCTTCCGCCGGCAATCGGAGCCCGGATAGCCAACACCCGTTTGAAAGTAATAGTTGAATCAGGAGATGGAGATAGTTACGGTGAAGGGGGGAACCATTTTATTCACAATATCCGCCGAAATCCGGATATTGCACATTTTGTACACAACAACCAGGTGTACGGGCTGACCAAAGGGCAGGCAAGCCCGACCAGTGATCCAGGTATGAAAACCGGGATTCAGGTAAGTGGTGTTGTTCATCCGGCATTTAACCCGCTTTTAACAGCCCTGGCAATGGGCGCAGGATTCGTAGCACGCTGCTTTAGCGGAGAGAAAGAACATTTAAAGGAAACAATGAAAAAGGCCCTTGAGTTTTCGGGGTATGCACTGGTTGATATTCTGCAGCCCTGCGTTTCATTTAATAAGGTTAATACCTTCGGGTGGTACAGGAAGAGAGTGTTCTTCCCCGAACTGAATGCCCTTGATGACTGGAGTCAGGCAGTAAAACTTTCTCTGCAGTGGGGTGAGAAAATCCCGCTGGGTATATTTTACAATAAACCACGCCCGACTTTTGAGTCATCGCAAAAAGTGCTTACTGGAAAAGCTTTGATCGACATTCCTTTTGAACCGAAAGAGCTTTCAAAGATTCAGGAAGAGTTTATCTAAAAACTTGTATTTCACTTTATGGGGTGAGAAGATGCAATATGAAACTATCCTGGTTGATGTAAAAGATCGGGTAGCCAGAATCATATTTAACCGCCCGGACCGGTTAAATGCGATTAACAGCACTTTGGGCCGGGAATTGAAAGAAACGCTGGAGATGATTGCTTCTGACGATGGGATCAGCGTATTAATTCTGACAGGCAATCCACGAATCAGGGAAAAGGAAGGAAGGCAGGAAATTAAACACTGTTTTTCTGCTGGATGGGACCTGGTGGAGACTGCTCCCGTGGAACCTGTTGTAGAAATAATTGCGGCCTATGAAAAACCGGTAATTGCTATGGTGAATGGTTATGCTTTAGGCGGGGGTTGTGAACTTGCTCTTGCCTGCGATTTTATATTTGCCGCAGACAGTGCTGAGATTGGTCTGCCTGAAATTAACCGGGGCCTGCTGCCGGGTTGGGGAGGAACCCAGCGTTTGCCCCGCAGGATTGGTCTGGCCAAAGCGAAAAAAATGATCCTGAGTGGTGATACTGTAAGTGGAACAGAAGCTGGAGAGATCGGCCTGGTCGATCTGGTAACCAGTAAGGAGGAACTCGACAGGGTTGTATCTGAATTTGCAATCAAACTTGCCGGTAAACCGCCTCTAAGTCTGAAAAAAATTAAGTCGGTGATCAATAGCTCAATGGAGTGCGATTTACAGTCGGGGCTTAAGCTGGAGCAGGAAGCGCTGGGTTTTTTGCTGCAGACCGAGGATTTCCAGGAAGGGATCACTGCGTTTATGGAGAAAAGGGAACCGCACTGGAAGGGACGCTAATATAAAATTACCCGGTTTCGATAAAATAGATTTGTCTGAAAACCTATTTACGTATATAATGGTTAATAACCGACATGAGTAGGCATACTCCTTACCAAAGACGAAGGGATGATTTTTATTGTTTGAATGGGAGTGTCCGCATTGTCACCGCAAGTTTTACAGCTCATGCCCGGAGAGAGATAAAGAACATATTGAATGCTGTTACTGCGCTGAAGAAATGAAAAACCCTTTTTACGATCCCGATTAAAACTGAAGTAAAAGTCCAAGAGTTTTTCAAGATGGGATCAGAAAAAGCAGGAGCGCCTGCCTTACAAAGGAGTCAGGAGTCCCTGCTTTTTTCTTGATTACCAGGCAGCTTTGTATACTTCCAAAACTTCTTCAGCGCCTGTTACCACTCGGGGATTATAGATAATATTTCCATCAGAAAGAGAGAGTTCCGCTGCTTCGGCTAAACCTTCTTCAGGCACACCGACTTCGCGGAGGCTCTGGGGTAAACCAATTTTTTGGGTTAGTTTTTTTACCTCTTTAGCTGCAGCCATGCCTGCTTCACTGCTGTTCATATCCCGGGTATCCACTCCCATAGCCCTGGCAATGCCGGCATAAAGATCTGCACATTCGTCCATGTTAAAGTTCATCACGTGCGGCAGAAGAATACTGTTGGCTATTCCATGCGGAACCTCAAATAGAGCGCCCAGGCAATGGGCCATAGCGTGATTTAAACCGAAAAAGGCTGTACTGCAGGCAATACCGGCAATCGTTGCCGCCAGTAGTTGCTGACCGCGGGCAAACAGGTTGCTTCCGTCCTCTATACATTGGGGCAGGTACTGTACAATCAACTTAATTGCATGCAGGGCCATGGCATCTGCTAGCGGCTGTCTTTCCATGGTATGGATCGCTTCCAAAGCATGGGTAAATGCATCCATTCCTGTCCCGGCAGTCAGGATTGGGGGCAGCCCGGCTGTCATTGTTGGATCAAGGATTGCTTTGTCAGGGATTATATGATAATCAAAGATGAAATCTTTTATATTTCTGTCCCAGTCTTTAATAACAGCGTACCTGGTTACTTCGCTCCCGGTTCCGGCTGTCGTGGGAATTACAATATGGGGTGTTTGAGATCTGGTCAGTTTTTGGGCGCCGGCATGGTCTTCCAGTTTGCCACCTTCCTTCATCACCATGGCCATGCCTTTTGCTGTATCTATAACGCTGCCGCCGCCTACACTGATCAGGATGTCGGCACCGTATTCCAACCCCAGGGCAGAGCCTTCGTTAACAAGATGAAACCCGGAATCCTGGATGCATCGGTCATAGGTCCCGATGTAACGTTTTCCAAGAGCTTTGATCACTCTTTCAGCAAGTCCTGCATCTACGATTCCCATATCGGTAACTACCAGAGCTCTTGTGCAACCCAGACTGTCCATCTCCAGGCCGACTTCATTTATACTGTTTTCTCCATAAATTATTTTAGTTGGACTGAAATATTCAAATGACAGGCTGCGATCATATTCCATGTGAGTACCCCCTTAAAAATCGAATTTTGAACGCAGATCGTTAAACCAGCTCAGGTATTCATTTTTTTCAGCGTCGCTCATATCGGGATGAAAGCGGGTTTCAATTTGAGCTGAAAGATCAACAAGCCTTATCGAAGCCTTCACATATCTCACTATCGTTGGGAGGGCTCCTTTAAGTTTTATTTTGCCCTGCATCATTGCTTTAACAACATCAAGTTCTTTTTTCATAACTGCCTGCCAGCGTTCAAATTCACCGGTTAAAACAAAGTCAGCATTTTCACCTACCTCTTTTGGGACCAGCCGTACCGAACGGCAATCTCCATGCCAGAGGTCCATTAACATAAAGATGTCGCTGTTTAAGCCTATAGAGGGGTTTGCCAGAATATGAATCACCACTGTTCCTTCCCAGGTTTTAGCTACTTCCTTGTACTGTTCATCCTCCTGGATCAGTTTTTCAAAGGTTGCTACCCATTCCGGAGTCCCCATAATATACGGCTTCTCTGCTTTTTTCAGCCTGTCGTTGACCATCTCCCGGTAAGCATTTTCCCATTCCTCTGTTCCATAGGTGTAAGACATCAAGCATTCCTCCCGATTAGTTTTTATCAATCAAATGTTTGGATTATTGCTCCCCAAAAAGATCAGATATCAGGTATGGGGACAAGTTTACTCAATTATATCTCTTTTACGAGTAATGCGAAAGTAGTTAAGAATAACAAAAATATTTCTTTTTTATAGATTTTATTTCAAACTGTTTGCTCAATTGCGTTGT encodes:
- a CDS encoding thiamine pyrophosphate-dependent enzyme; this translates as MVNNFMLGETAWCPGCGNFSIREALAEALDELEYKPHEVLICSGIGQAAKIPHYLKVNGFNGLHGRALPPAIGARIANTRLKVIVESGDGDSYGEGGNHFIHNIRRNPDIAHFVHNNQVYGLTKGQASPTSDPGMKTGIQVSGVVHPAFNPLLTALAMGAGFVARCFSGEKEHLKETMKKALEFSGYALVDILQPCVSFNKVNTFGWYRKRVFFPELNALDDWSQAVKLSLQWGEKIPLGIFYNKPRPTFESSQKVLTGKALIDIPFEPKELSKIQEEFI
- a CDS encoding enoyl-CoA hydratase-related protein yields the protein MQYETILVDVKDRVARIIFNRPDRLNAINSTLGRELKETLEMIASDDGISVLILTGNPRIREKEGRQEIKHCFSAGWDLVETAPVEPVVEIIAAYEKPVIAMVNGYALGGGCELALACDFIFAADSAEIGLPEINRGLLPGWGGTQRLPRRIGLAKAKKMILSGDTVSGTEAGEIGLVDLVTSKEELDRVVSEFAIKLAGKPPLSLKKIKSVINSSMECDLQSGLKLEQEALGFLLQTEDFQEGITAFMEKREPHWKGR
- a CDS encoding iron-containing alcohol dehydrogenase translates to MEYDRSLSFEYFSPTKIIYGENSINEVGLEMDSLGCTRALVVTDMGIVDAGLAERVIKALGKRYIGTYDRCIQDSGFHLVNEGSALGLEYGADILISVGGGSVIDTAKGMAMVMKEGGKLEDHAGAQKLTRSQTPHIVIPTTAGTGSEVTRYAVIKDWDRNIKDFIFDYHIIPDKAILDPTMTAGLPPILTAGTGMDAFTHALEAIHTMERQPLADAMALHAIKLIVQYLPQCIEDGSNLFARGQQLLAATIAGIACSTAFFGLNHAMAHCLGALFEVPHGIANSILLPHVMNFNMDECADLYAGIARAMGVDTRDMNSSEAGMAAAKEVKKLTQKIGLPQSLREVGVPEEGLAEAAELSLSDGNIIYNPRVVTGAEEVLEVYKAAW
- a CDS encoding SCP2 sterol-binding domain-containing protein, whose protein sequence is MSYTYGTEEWENAYREMVNDRLKKAEKPYIMGTPEWVATFEKLIQEDEQYKEVAKTWEGTVVIHILANPSIGLNSDIFMLMDLWHGDCRSVRLVPKEVGENADFVLTGEFERWQAVMKKELDVVKAMMQGKIKLKGALPTIVRYVKASIRLVDLSAQIETRFHPDMSDAEKNEYLSWFNDLRSKFDF